The window AGTTCGGAAGGGTCTGTTTCAGGCATGCAGAAAATGGGGTCTACTCCTCTTTCTGAGGCAGAGCTGTTCGAGGCGATAGACCTAGCGATCGAAAAGGCAGCTGAACTCAGGAAACTTTACCTGGAAGGGCTTGCAAAAAGTGAATAAATCAAGCAGGATTAATTAAATATAAATATTAAATGCCAGTATTACGTTCTAAGTGCACGCATTAAGGTGATAGGAACTCCCGGGTCTCAGGACTAACAATCCCATAGATCGGTTCAGGGCTCTATCACTTTTAAGTTAATACATTTTAAGGAGTTATAACGATGGCAAAAAAATTCACTAAGAAAGGAAGAATTTCCAGATCTGCAGGCAGGTTTGGTCCCAGGTACGGGAGAAAAGACAGAAAGCTTGTCGCAGACCTGGAAGAACGCATGCGAGCTCCGCATGTATGCACCAAATGTGCCCGCCCTACAGTTGGAAGGCTCGG is drawn from Methanosarcina lacustris Z-7289 and contains these coding sequences:
- a CDS encoding 50S ribosomal protein L37ae; translation: MAKKFTKKGRISRSAGRFGPRYGRKDRKLVADLEERMRAPHVCTKCARPTVGRLGTGIWKCSKCGHTFAGGTYIPYTSVGQTLLRTMKNLAEAK